A single window of Inediibacterium massiliense DNA harbors:
- the alr gene encoding alanine racemase, with the protein MLSLEKTRPVWAEINLDHLAHNMREIRNLVKKEIKITGVIKADAYGHGALEIGRTLLENGAERFAVATLSEALELRKGYKDTPILILGYTPKECAQEVIENNIIQTIYSLEDAKAYSDVAQKLKKYVIFHIKIDTGMSRIGFLPNKETVEIIKEIIKFPYVKVEGMFTHFAVADAQSKDFTNKQYERFISMDRMLKEENIHIPIRHVGNSATIMDLPDMHLDMVRAGVILYGLYPSEEVKKERLNLKPVLSLKAKISHVKTLDGGVGISYGLKFFTPKKSKIATLPIGYADGFTRMLSGKGEALVKGKKVPVVGRICMDQCMIDVSSIEDIQVGEQVILIGSDGKNTILADDLANQLGTINYEIVCMLGRRIPRVYIKNNEVIKIKDYLGM; encoded by the coding sequence GTGTTATCCTTAGAAAAAACAAGACCTGTATGGGCAGAAATCAATTTAGACCATTTGGCTCATAATATGAGAGAAATCAGAAATCTTGTAAAAAAAGAAATTAAAATTACAGGGGTTATTAAGGCAGATGCATATGGACATGGAGCATTAGAAATTGGAAGAACACTCCTTGAAAATGGAGCAGAAAGATTTGCTGTAGCAACACTATCAGAAGCTTTGGAATTAAGAAAAGGATATAAGGACACACCTATATTGATTTTAGGATATACGCCTAAAGAATGTGCACAAGAGGTCATAGAAAATAATATTATTCAGACTATTTATTCATTAGAAGATGCAAAGGCTTATTCAGATGTGGCACAAAAATTAAAAAAATATGTAATTTTTCATATTAAAATAGATACAGGCATGAGTAGAATAGGATTTTTGCCTAATAAGGAAACGGTAGAAATCATAAAGGAAATCATAAAATTCCCTTATGTAAAAGTTGAAGGTATGTTTACTCATTTTGCAGTAGCAGATGCACAGAGTAAAGATTTTACAAATAAGCAATATGAAAGATTTATAAGTATGGATCGAATGCTTAAAGAAGAGAATATCCATATTCCTATTCGTCATGTAGGAAACAGTGCAACCATTATGGATTTACCAGACATGCATTTAGATATGGTAAGAGCAGGGGTAATTCTTTATGGACTTTATCCTTCAGAAGAAGTCAAAAAAGAAAGATTAAATCTAAAACCTGTACTATCTTTAAAAGCTAAAATTAGCCATGTAAAAACACTAGATGGAGGAGTAGGAATTAGCTATGGACTTAAATTTTTTACTCCTAAAAAATCTAAAATTGCAACTTTGCCTATAGGCTATGCAGATGGATTTACAAGAATGTTATCAGGAAAAGGAGAAGCTTTAGTAAAAGGAAAAAAAGTACCTGTAGTAGGAAGAATATGTATGGATCAATGTATGATTGATGTAAGTTCTATAGAAGATATTCAAGTAGGAGAACAAGTAATACTTATTGGAAGTGATGGTAAAAATACAATACTTGCAGATGATCTAGCAAATCAATTAGGTACCATCAATTATGAAATTGTATGTATGCTTGGAAGAAGAATTCCAAGAGTATATATCAAAAATAATGAAGTTATAAAGATTAAAGACTACTTGGGTATGTAG
- a CDS encoding CopG family ribbon-helix-helix protein, whose product MAESKRIMISLPNTLLQEVDDIVAIEQRNRSEFIREAMKLYIRERRKMQIREDMKKGYREMGAMNLALSEMGLDMDVNGLQTYESRLAECE is encoded by the coding sequence ATGGCTGAATCCAAAAGAATTATGATCAGCTTGCCTAATACACTTTTACAAGAAGTAGATGATATTGTAGCAATAGAACAAAGGAATAGAAGTGAATTTATACGAGAAGCAATGAAATTATATATTAGAGAGAGGCGCAAAATGCAAATTAGAGAGGATATGAAAAAAGGCTATAGGGAAATGGGAGCAATGAATCTAGCATTATCGGAGATGGGATTAGATATGGATGTAAATGGGTTACAGACCTATGAATCAAGGCTGGCGGAGTGTGAATAG
- a CDS encoding type II toxin-antitoxin system PemK/MazF family toxin, whose amino-acid sequence MIVKRGDIFYADLSPVVGSEQGGVRPVLVVQNDIGNKYSPTVIVVAITSQINKAKLPTHIEISASEYGLTRDSVVLLEQVRTIDKRRLREKIGHSDDEMMDKVNEGLLISFGLIDF is encoded by the coding sequence GTGATTGTAAAAAGAGGAGATATTTTCTATGCAGATCTTAGCCCTGTAGTTGGATCGGAACAGGGAGGAGTTCGACCAGTCCTTGTGGTACAAAATGATATCGGAAATAAATACAGCCCTACAGTTATTGTAGTTGCTATAACCTCTCAAATTAATAAAGCAAAACTACCAACCCATATTGAGATTAGCGCCTCAGAATATGGATTAACGAGAGATTCAGTAGTTTTACTAGAACAAGTTCGTACTATTGACAAAAGAAGATTAAGAGAAAAAATAGGACACTCAGATGACGAAATGATGGATAAAGTAAATGAGGGTTTATTAATAAGTTTCGGACTTATAGATTTTTAA
- a CDS encoding transposase, whose amino-acid sequence MPRVARVKSEEGIYHIMFRSISEVNLFLDDLDKIKYFKLIYKYQKKFQFKVYAYCLMDSHGHMIIDCNGADISKIMHSINFCYAQYFNRKYNRHGHLFQDRFKSKIIKDEKYFIVLSAYIHNNPKDLSNYKDRIEEYGFCSLNDYIKGTNQFEILDTSFLSEILNLDRMKNKKAYIEFVKKCESKDDIIDVEFEKVENVYKSERRIIPRDYTGEQVIEMVAKYFKMEKNRVHVKYKRQYVKLRAISCFLMSCYCNINQKNICQLVGNITQTRVSSLSMIGMEMAFKEKELLDQFLKIKSA is encoded by the coding sequence ATGCCTAGAGTCGCTAGAGTAAAAAGTGAAGAAGGAATTTATCATATTATGTTTAGAAGTATCAGCGAAGTAAATTTATTTTTAGATGATCTGGACAAAATTAAATATTTTAAATTAATTTACAAATATCAAAAAAAGTTTCAGTTTAAAGTGTATGCCTATTGTCTTATGGATAGTCATGGACATATGATTATAGATTGCAATGGAGCAGACATATCTAAAATTATGCATAGTATTAATTTTTGTTATGCTCAATATTTCAATAGAAAATATAATAGACATGGACATTTATTTCAAGACCGATTTAAAAGTAAAATAATTAAAGATGAAAAATATTTTATTGTTTTATCTGCCTATATTCATAATAATCCTAAGGATTTGTCTAATTACAAAGACCGAATAGAAGAATATGGATTTTGTAGTTTGAATGATTATATAAAAGGGACGAATCAATTTGAAATATTAGATACTTCTTTTTTAAGTGAAATACTTAATTTAGATCGTATGAAAAATAAGAAGGCTTATATTGAATTTGTAAAAAAATGTGAGAGCAAAGATGATATTATTGATGTAGAATTTGAAAAAGTTGAAAATGTATATAAAAGTGAAAGAAGGATTATTCCACGAGATTATACAGGAGAACAAGTCATAGAAATGGTAGCCAAATATTTTAAAATGGAGAAAAATAGAGTGCATGTCAAATATAAAAGACAATATGTAAAATTAAGAGCTATTAGCTGTTTTTTGATGAGTTGTTATTGCAATATAAATCAGAAGAATATATGTCAATTAGTCGGAAATATTACGCAGACAAGAGTGTCTAGTTTATCTATGATAGGGATGGAGATGGCATTTAAAGAAAAGGAGTTATTAGATCAATTTTTAAAGATAAAGAGTGCTTAA
- a CDS encoding LysE family translocator, with product MFKGVNTTMIYMLKGIIMGMLMSTPVGPIGILSIQRSIHKGWKEGFFSGVGGATSDIVYSTMAILGMDYIDVFLEKHTALIYYITGSLFLIIGMNILLQAIKNKKNKKNKKEFQEESIHPYFSTFLMGISNPMTFFIFLAMFAKLKVDVNQQTFIQHITLIASIFSGSCILWFCISNFVQYSKRDYTIENFTLVDKVVGCIISLLGIVNIVKGMIKC from the coding sequence ATGTTTAAAGGAGTAAATACTACAATGATCTATATGTTAAAAGGAATAATTATGGGGATGTTAATGTCAACCCCTGTAGGACCTATTGGAATTTTATCTATACAAAGAAGTATTCACAAAGGGTGGAAAGAAGGATTCTTTTCGGGGGTTGGTGGAGCCACTTCTGATATTGTCTATTCTACTATGGCTATTTTAGGCATGGATTATATAGATGTTTTTTTAGAAAAGCATACTGCTTTAATTTATTATATAACAGGAAGTTTATTTTTGATTATTGGAATGAATATTTTGTTACAAGCAATTAAAAATAAAAAAAATAAGAAAAACAAAAAAGAATTTCAAGAAGAATCTATACATCCGTATTTTTCTACTTTTTTGATGGGAATATCTAATCCAATGACTTTCTTTATTTTTTTAGCTATGTTTGCAAAATTGAAGGTTGATGTGAATCAACAAACATTTATACAGCATATAACTTTGATTGCATCTATTTTTTCAGGTTCTTGTATCTTATGGTTTTGTATTTCAAATTTTGTACAATACTCTAAGAGGGATTATACAATAGAAAATTTTACTTTGGTAGATAAAGTAGTAGGATGTATTATTAGTTTATTAGGAATCGTCAATATTGTAAAAGGAATGATAAAATGTTAG
- a CDS encoding phosphodiester glycosidase family protein, translating into MHNFKKVIMSMGLACSIAFISIPSFSYANIANTVYEQKNESYIAKGIKHEQHLKFTNSGWVNINVIRVNLDEPYATLDLLFHQNGLGQKAKVSEFVNQRSDVVGAVNGDFFNMKGAATIGPMVRDGELLTTTAYLGQAVPSMSFTNEKIPTIQNWVNNAIVLTNVTKGYNFEVLAANKESDYAHISVIYTPKWGVQTPAKNLAGGIQMVIQNNIVTEILPGGTAKVIPPNGSVIFAAGMKATELQQNFAVGDMVNFTNQANMDISNLKFAVGGGGLLVKDGIPQSNYYINIKGNQPRTALGISQDKKEAFIVTIDGRVGSYTGVTQEELAQIMISLGAYDAINLDGGGSTDMVLRPLGEENKKVINNLSEGVERRVMNGVGVVSNAPRTDEIGGMMLQIEDSNVPLNSSKKIQVKGYDANYYPLSIDVNKINWQVKGVEGKVTNGIFYAQSPGDGAIVAEIEGKTATLPIHVIDQITRLDIFPGKIQLGNNQKTNLTAKITDKDGYGSSINIKDLNVEIPNNLGTLDEMGYFHAGNQSGSGVMKLSYKNLVKYIPVVVGSKEVVIDDFENMNGQFLSYPSEVLGGYILSNISKNGQSSGELSYDFTKTDATRAAYLQFNNGGKYFTDKPQKIGMWVYGNHSGHSLKAKMFTANGTEQNITLANSIDWDGWKYVEGNIPESIGNKSRLERVYVVETNKLSKDAGKIYIDDLTVSYPNTFTGTIPQSENQEQNPKNIKAELKGQNSFKLLAHGAILGMNPEDIIKTAQTSNEKAEVNLFTQQIDPRLKEQLKNSTFVVGGGYSSTKYKNSLLISLDNTKGGLRETNFEQWRWFLNTVNQADSKNIIITLPKPLSFKDPLEEKLFNDTLNKFKKEKNAEVWVLTGGHDLFSVYPKEGIYYAELKSYSENRDIDKWEGFTYLMFTVNDDGITYEILPLNEKN; encoded by the coding sequence ATGCATAACTTTAAAAAAGTTATTATGTCTATGGGACTTGCGTGTTCTATAGCTTTTATAAGTATACCAAGTTTTTCTTATGCAAATATTGCAAATACTGTTTATGAACAAAAAAATGAATCGTACATAGCAAAGGGAATAAAGCATGAACAACATCTGAAGTTTACCAATAGTGGATGGGTGAATATAAATGTCATTCGAGTGAATTTAGATGAACCATATGCTACCTTAGATTTATTATTTCATCAAAATGGATTAGGACAAAAGGCAAAGGTATCAGAATTTGTAAATCAGAGAAGTGATGTAGTTGGAGCTGTGAATGGAGACTTTTTTAATATGAAAGGAGCAGCTACCATAGGTCCTATGGTAAGAGATGGAGAGTTGCTTACGACTACAGCTTATTTAGGACAAGCTGTACCTAGTATGAGTTTTACTAATGAAAAAATTCCTACCATTCAAAATTGGGTGAATAATGCAATTGTATTAACCAATGTGACAAAGGGATATAACTTTGAAGTTTTAGCTGCTAATAAAGAATCTGATTATGCACATATATCTGTAATATATACTCCAAAATGGGGAGTTCAAACGCCTGCTAAAAATTTAGCAGGAGGGATACAAATGGTTATACAAAATAATATTGTAACAGAGATTTTACCAGGAGGTACAGCTAAAGTGATTCCTCCTAATGGATCTGTGATATTTGCTGCAGGAATGAAAGCAACAGAATTACAACAAAATTTTGCAGTTGGGGATATGGTAAATTTCACAAATCAGGCGAATATGGATATCTCTAATCTTAAATTTGCTGTAGGAGGAGGAGGTTTACTTGTAAAGGATGGTATACCACAATCTAACTACTATATCAATATAAAAGGAAATCAACCAAGAACTGCTTTAGGGATATCGCAGGATAAAAAAGAAGCTTTTATTGTAACGATAGATGGAAGAGTAGGGTCTTATACAGGGGTAACTCAAGAAGAATTGGCACAGATTATGATTTCACTGGGGGCTTATGATGCTATTAATCTAGATGGTGGCGGTTCTACAGATATGGTTTTAAGACCTTTGGGAGAAGAAAATAAAAAGGTGATCAACAATCTTTCAGAAGGAGTAGAAAGAAGAGTTATGAATGGAGTAGGGGTTGTGAGTAATGCCCCTAGAACAGATGAAATCGGAGGTATGATGTTACAAATAGAAGATTCTAATGTGCCTTTAAATAGTTCAAAGAAGATCCAAGTAAAAGGTTATGATGCAAATTATTATCCTTTATCAATAGATGTAAATAAAATCAATTGGCAGGTAAAAGGAGTAGAAGGAAAAGTTACAAATGGAATTTTTTATGCTCAAAGTCCAGGAGATGGAGCAATTGTGGCAGAAATTGAAGGAAAAACAGCTACCTTACCCATTCATGTCATAGATCAAATTACAAGACTCGATATATTTCCTGGGAAAATACAATTAGGAAATAATCAAAAAACGAATTTAACGGCTAAAATTACAGATAAAGATGGATATGGAAGCAGCATCAATATAAAGGATTTAAATGTTGAAATTCCTAATAATTTAGGAACATTAGATGAAATGGGATATTTTCATGCAGGAAATCAAAGTGGTTCAGGAGTGATGAAGCTTTCTTATAAAAATTTAGTAAAATATATTCCTGTAGTAGTCGGGTCAAAAGAAGTAGTGATTGATGATTTTGAAAACATGAATGGCCAGTTTTTATCTTATCCATCTGAAGTATTAGGAGGATATATACTATCGAATATAAGTAAAAATGGACAATCATCAGGAGAACTTTCTTATGATTTTACAAAAACAGATGCTACAAGAGCTGCTTATTTACAATTTAATAATGGAGGAAAATATTTCACAGACAAACCACAAAAAATAGGAATGTGGGTATATGGAAATCATAGTGGTCATAGTCTAAAAGCGAAAATGTTTACAGCAAATGGAACGGAACAAAATATAACATTAGCAAATAGCATAGATTGGGATGGATGGAAATATGTAGAAGGAAATATTCCAGAGAGCATAGGCAATAAATCTAGACTGGAAAGAGTTTATGTAGTAGAAACAAATAAGCTGTCTAAAGATGCAGGGAAAATTTATATAGACGATTTGACTGTATCTTATCCAAATACTTTTACAGGAACCATTCCACAGTCTGAAAATCAAGAACAAAATCCTAAAAATATCAAAGCTGAATTAAAAGGACAAAATTCATTTAAGTTGCTTGCTCATGGAGCTATTTTAGGAATGAATCCAGAGGATATAATAAAAACAGCTCAAACTTCAAATGAAAAAGCAGAGGTCAATTTATTTACACAGCAAATAGATCCTAGATTAAAAGAACAACTTAAAAATTCTACCTTTGTTGTAGGGGGAGGATATAGCTCTACAAAATATAAAAACAGCTTATTGATTTCTCTGGATAATACAAAGGGCGGATTAAGAGAGACGAACTTTGAACAATGGAGATGGTTTTTAAATACAGTTAATCAAGCAGATAGTAAAAACATAATCATTACTTTACCAAAACCATTGAGTTTTAAAGATCCATTAGAAGAAAAATTATTTAATGATACATTAAATAAATTTAAAAAAGAAAAAAATGCAGAGGTTTGGGTTCTTACTGGAGGACATGATCTCTTTAGCGTATATCCAAAAGAAGGAATTTATTATGCAGAGTTAAAATCTTATTCTGAAAATAGAGATATAGATAAGTGGGAAGGCTTTACTTATCTTATGTTTACTGTAAATGATGATGGAATAACATATGAAATTCTGCCACTAAATGAAAAAAATTAA